A stretch of DNA from Anopheles ziemanni chromosome 3, idAnoZiCoDA_A2_x.2, whole genome shotgun sequence:
TTTCGCACGAGCATGCACCGGGCACAGCGGTGCACCCAGAAGACGGCTTCGAGCTCACAGTTACAGTCGGCTACACAAAAGCTGGCCGAACGAGGACAATTTACCTTCCTCAAGCAAATCATGGACCATGGGGtgggtgcataaagtgaagTCGTAAGTGCGTCGACCATGTAAAGCGCAATTGTAAAGCGCAACATGAGCGCAACTACATTGTTTGTGTGCGGGCTTCGCAGTGGAGATATCGGTTGAGAAATGGCCGTACCATTGGATTTGTCCACGGCGCGTTGTGCATCGAATTTGTCAGGCGCTAATGGTAATGGAAATAGGAAGAGAAATTTAACTGCATCTAAATTAAACGGTAAATGCGTTTCAATCGGGGAATAGTTGGAAAACTGGAAATACTAGTACGAGAACGACGATAGGTGAATTCTTGAGCGATTGATTAGATGCAACCGGGAGGGTTAAATGAAGTTTACGGTGGGAAATCAGAAACAATACGATTCCGATTCGCCAAACCGTGCGTTATTGTGAGCAATATCTCGGAAGCATTGTATTTGCAGCTGCATTTCCGATCACAATCACAACTTGATTACTTGGAAGGTAATCGTTATTAAAACACCTTAGTGCATCTATTCGAAGCATCATGGACGCTACCTTGTCCATTGATTGCGTCATTCTGAGCAACGTCTTTGTTGAGATTGATGAGAACATGTCGCacttggtttgtttgtgttccagCCGGGAGCTTCTAAGCTTCAAACGTTTCCCATTCTACTCCGACTACTTTTCCGGTCCGAGGGAATCACATCGATCCATCCGAGGGACGCCTTTTGCGTCTTGTCGTGGCGCGCGCGTCCGACCTTGACGGTGCTGATGATTTCATATCGGTGACAAATCGACGCGTTTAAGTTGATCGTTGACTTAGAAAATGAGTCGCCTGCCAAACGTCGATCGAGCGTTTATGACCGGCCGGAGGAACCGGAATGTCTAATGAGACCGCTTGGAGGAAGTGCGCAACGTTCGTGCGGTGTCGAAAACAGTTTCGATGTTCTGAATAGGGTGGTCACGATCGAGCAGGGGTGCCGTCGAGTAAGCATCGGCCGTTCTGAAAACCGTCCCCATTCATCGCAAACGGAAAAAACCGCTGTAACGATCTATTGTGTGCATAAAAACATCCATTCTGGTTTcaccaaaaattaaaaaaaaaaccgttgatTGAATAAAAGTAAATTCCTTGCTGGTGGACGGTTTTTCGAATTACCAATGAGGAAATTGATTCCGAATTCTTTAACGAAAACCTGTCTGATGGTCGTCAGtttcgaaatgaaaataaaatgttgaattaAAACATCACATTTTTGGAGCGTTTGTTGACGATgtgttgaatttattatttgttgaGAAAAGATGACCGTATGGAATGTTCGATGAATTATTTCCAAAGCGAAAAACAGCTTACAAAAAAACTTTGATATTAATTCCCCGGTTTGATGTGTCTACGGGGCGTTGGGTTTGAATTAATCCCTCCTCATTGCTATTActttaaaacataaatcatCTCGTTTGAGGTGCTTGTTGACGGATTTATTGGCAGGAATTCATTATTTTAGGTTTTAATACCTCACTTCGACCTTTCAGCTATACTAACTTTCCTTTGGAATGGTGTTCCGCCTTTGGTTCCAAAATGCCACAAGTTGTGTTGCCATCATTGAAGTTCCGTTAAAGTTAAACTTTGATAGTAACTGAAAATTTTCAGAAAATAACTCGAGTTTTAAGCAATCTCCTTGAATGAATAATGCATACGGCGAGTCAAATGATGGTGAGTGCCATGCCATACGTCAAAATATGTTATTCcaattgaataacaaaaatggATATCGTAAACTGTAGACATACTTAATGTTTTGCAACATTATGAAACAGTCTATGCATTCCTATATTCATCCGAAGCAAAACCAAATCACTATTTGGATTCCCCAATTGCATACTTCAATTTTCGAACCAATTGCAATTGCGTCTTTCAATGTGCATTTTTTCGACCCCTAATAGTCTGGCTCCACGAAGTTGGCTCCGATATCGGCGAAGGCACCACGATAGCAAAAAGTAACACCAAATTGATTATTACACAAACAACCAGTCGCGAGGAATCGATTGATTTtccgccaaaaaaaaaacaacaaatagaAGCCTCCCAAAATTGCACAGTGGTGAGCGTTACGTTGGACACGGTAGACTCTGGGGTTTGTGTGTGGGCATACTTTCGCTTTCGGttaatttgataaataaaaagcctCCGAAATGACCGGTACGCAAAGAGACGCAACACATATTTCATACCAATCATAGGCGCAACGGAGAAGTTtggtgcacaaaaaaaaaacgaaaaccccaaaaatatcaaaatagtgatcaaaatAAGTCTTTCCTCAACTGGTCCTTTCCCCTGAGCAACAAACGCATCACCGGAGATGACGGATCGATTACGAAACCGTGCGGCCATTAAGTTCATCAAACACACGGCGGACCATCTTCATTTTCTCCACATGCACAAAGAAAAGCCCAATGGTTTGGatggtttggttgaattttcattatttccctATCTTTCTTCTCTCTTGCAGACTTATCACGCCGAGTTACGACGGCCGCTAGCGAAACACACCGTGTAGCGGAACCAGGGAAGACGATACGACAGCAACGGGCATCGAGATGGAAGTTCAAACCGCGCTAGTGTTGACGGTCCAGCTGATAGCCCTGTTTTCCATCGCCGGCGCACTGCTGCTGTATTTGCTGTGCAAGGTGCGGGGCACGCGAGATGAACCCACCGGGACGCAGAAGGGCTCGATACTGATCACGTGTGCAGACACTGCCCTTGGGCTACAGGTAAGCAGAGGAAACCGAACGGCCATGTCTCACGTGGTAAACATTCCGAAAGTTGACGATTAGTAGAGGATCGATCGATAGTTGGAGCTTTCACATTGATGCGCCCGGCCCGTTTTTTTAGCAACACGTGGCGCAATTTCTCCTCCGATGGAATCACTGTTGATCGCCTTTGGAATGTACAATTAGTCGTGAGCATTTattagattttgttttgcttcgtttttgtgAAGAAAATACAAATCAACTTATCATCAATGTCAATTATACTTTCAACACATACCTCGAACAGTGAACGTCAAGAAAATGCTGcatgaataattaaattttgtaaTTATTCCAGAGTTTCCGAAGCTATTTTcagtgttttaaaacatatttaaactacatctatttatttttaatttgaaacgcTTTTTATTTTGGGCAGGCTAGTGAAGTTAAGTTTCTAATTTGAAATTCTTCTACTCGAGATAGTCAAACGATAGTTGCCTTTCTGGATAATTTTATGGCATTTCATTTTGCTGCAAGTCAACTTGTTTTACTTACAATTTAGGGGTTGTCCAAAATACCATTGTTTccggaaataataaaatggtaTATCATCCATATGCTgcgttttttcctattttcacttaaaattttcaatttatgaaacaaaattgtCAACTTTAGATATTCTGTAAATGTTGATTAATTGAAGAGTTTTGAATTTTGAAGTCTTAAATTTCTATTTATGATAttgaagaaattgttttactgTGGTTATCTACAGATTGACTTAAACCACCAATTAATTTTTAGGCAAAGTTATCTCAAGACTACTCAAGAAGTATTTTGAAAGAGCTCGGAACGTTTACTAGATCGTACAATACAACGAAACGATGTATACATTCCACTAATGTTTGGtcattcttttctctttttttatagATCTGCACGTTTTTCGCCAGTAAAGGACATCGCGTGTTTGCGGGTATGAAAGACCCGGTCGAGTCCCTTCCAGCCAAGCTGCTCCGTGGCTGGATGAAGATGCGCGAGAACTCGGACACGCCCGTCAGCGGCTCGGTGGTCCCAATGAAGATCGACGTGACGCGGGAAGATGTGCTACGGGAGGCTGCCGAGGCGATGGGCGCACACCTGAACGCAGGAGAGCGAGGCATACTGGCCGTCATCAATACGGCTGGCTCGGTATATCGGGGCCGCATCGACTCGCAGGATTCGCTCCAGTGGGAGAACATGTTCAAGAACAACGTGATGGGCTGCCTGCGTACGGCGCGCGCTTTCATCGGTTTGCTGCGACCCACCCGGGGACGTTTGATTCTGCTCGGTTCTGGAAACGATGACGATGGTCTGACGGTGTTCATGGCTACGCGCAATGCGGTACAGGGTTGTGCCGATGCACTGCGCAAGGAATTGAAGCCGTACGGCGTGAGCGTGGTGACTCTGGATTCACGGGGCGTCCCGGCGGAGGCCCTCTTCAAGGCACCGGTTCCGTACAGTAAGTAAAGTGTATCACAGACGTTTCTTGAGTGGCTACTAACCATGGTTTCTCTATCCCGCTCCGCAGCAATCTCCGACGAGGAAGGCGTTCCAACCCAATACAGCGCGGACGTGCTCACCACCTCCGCCCTGGGGGTCATCGAGCGCGCCCTGTACGACACTCGCCCCAGTGAAGCCTACTGCCTGTCGGTGCCAAACAGCAAGTTCCAGATGAGGCTGCCCTGCCGGTCATCGTTGAAGATTTCCGCCAGCCGTGCGGACCCGAAACCCATCCAGAGTGTCTGAGGGAAGCGCTCCTTTCCGTTCGAGCAAAGCTGGGGGGCGTTAGTCAGTTCTAGGCCGCACCGGATGGATGAACAGCCACCTCTCCGGATGGACGGGGCGAGGACAGATTTCAGAATTTCTTTGTGCCTTTTCGTTTGTGTCTGCTTTCGTTTCGCTAGGTTTTGCAGTCAGCTCGTGTCCTTTCGCATGCTGCTGTTGGCCCCGTTGTCTTTCATATGAACTCGCCGTTGGGCGGAACGCCCTGGAACAGGATGTTTCCTTCCCCACTGCAAGTGGCACACGTTGCTCACCGCCTGATCCCAGAGCCGCGGACGAACGCGATAGTTTTTCCGattgtaaaatttgtttaatttaagcaAATGACATGATTGTTTTAGTGTAAAATATTTGACGaaataaatatacaattttctttaatttttaaggaaaataaatggcaTTATATTACAACAGTTTCAAATGGATCATGTATTTCATACTGCTTGATGACAATTAATCCTAGAGTGATCTAAGCAcgtttgataaatatttaaaaaggaGGGCAATGCTTTTTACAACAAAATTTATCATCGTACATATTACTACTATTGTTTGGAGATAatagttaaaaaatattggcatAGTGTGTTTTTATgatcggaaaaagaaaacacaatatTTGCTTATCAACATGTTTTAGAATATATTCATTAACTTTTAAACGGTACCCTAAAAACAATGCCTTTACTTTTGGTATGAATTTGCTCTTTGTAATTGTTTTAAGAAGCTTATCAGCAACGatcaaaaatatgttgttccatttgttttttttatttacatttaagtttgcaaaacaaaaatttcatcatcatcatctgtgagatcgtgatgacaagtgcaatgcttacaaacattaaattttcataataCACATCTACGAGACATTACACATTCTACAGGGTTCTActtaacaacctgcttaacgtacacggcacacaagcgcttgaactcgcgaacgtttgcagcctcggcaatcttTCTTGGCatgctgttgtaccattgtatacctttacaaaataGTGAATTCCTGGCAAATACTGAAGAAAAGTTCGACGTCCTGGGATCATGAGCCCTacgagtgttgtaccggtgaacgtcagaacccctaactactctttctccaaggtaccccggtaacaagcccctcaggagtttgaatattagtatcatagtctgatacactatccgctgctctaccgacatccatatctggacatccagcataacagcagacggcgtgtaccgactacaacacaacactaacctcattaccttgttttgcactttttgcaaacttttgagctgtgtccgattgccgaggaacaatattgatggacaaaaatcaaaatgcgatgagataattgatttgtagaggtgaactttcccaaaaaaatttaggttgttccccagtccacttatcaccccacacttctttgccaccttagcgatgaccccatcaatatGCGCACTGAATGTAAGCCCGTCGTCAAGAATTACTCCCAGATATTTGacctgggagactcggtcaattggttccgtgttgatggcgatggaaagctggccgatccactcTCTCCTCGACATTACAatgtagtgtgttttactaacattcaatgcgagtttcttgtatttcaaccagccatccagagccaccaagtctgcattcaaaagggactctgcctgtttgacgtcctttcgcgatataaatattactgtgttatcagcaaaaagatttatctcgcaggaacgtaagacctgcttcatgtcatttatatacatgataaacaaaattggtccaagaacacttccttgtggaaccccaagggtgttttcaataggatctgaaatagattttttgaaaattgtcctctgggttctacctgtcagataatcgctgaaccaactgagttcccttccctcaataccgaatcgtcgaAGTGTTGTGTGCAACAAGGatctcgatattgtttcaaatgcccgtTTGAGATCCAAGAAAACTGCAAGTACCGGTTGTCCGCTatccatcaaccccttccactttgcaagcaccaggttcagtgcggtttcacaggaatgtccttcccgataCCCCGACTGCTCCCGGGCGAGCAGGCCGTTCTGATCCAGGTATTGAACCAATTGGTCTTTGATCACAACCTCCAGGACCTTCTCGACagtgtgaagcatgttgatggggcggaactcttccgccttgatagctccagtcaGTTTTGGAATAGGTACAACCAATGACTCCTTCCATGTCTCCGGAAAAACATTTCATGCTAGAACAATTTTATCTATTGCATTCATTTCGCCGTAGAACTAGGATGTTAtgccactacaaccactattggtactaggaCCACTATAGGAGCACTTACCCTGTACTTTTCTTAAAGGTTATGTATGATTAAAACAACAGTAGTTGTTCTGTCACTAACATGGTGGACGGCGGCCCGATCGAGGATGTCCTGAGGGTAGCAGGTGTCCTCTTCGGAGGCGAAACGGTCGCACAGGTAGAGGAGTGTCGCACGCGACTCACACAGCACCGTGTCACCATCGACGAGCGTCGGAATGCGGATTGCTGCGGGTTGAGCTGGGTGGATACGGATCGCCGAAGGCCACCATCAGCACGGACCGGCACGGCGATGATCCGGGAAGGTAATAAAGATCAAGCATCTTGCACACAACTGCATTTCTTATCACATGTTTTCAAATCCAAAAAAACCCCGTaacggtttattttaaaaataaagcacaTGTTTGCGTATAGAGGGCGCTCTACACGGTccgtttgtggtttgtttacattccaaGTGAATTGTCAAAattcttcgaaaaaaaaattaaatcaaaacaagtgAACTTTCAGCAGcatttcaattgtaaaaagtTTATGGAAATAGGGTATTTTCGCCCTTTTAACTAAACTAGTTCAATAGAAAAGTTGTAGACGATTGCTCATAGCTGGTGTAAATTGTGGATTCTTGAGTGAAAACTGAGAATAAAGTGATACAATCTCGGACTATACAgaatggaagaagaaaatgtaGTGTCCAGGGATGACCGACCGTCGGAGCGACGAGAAGAAGTATGAATATTTGGTTGTTTCGTTCGTTATGTTGTGTGAATTGATAATATCATAAAAGTTCCAACAGGCCTTGAATCGAGCACTTGAACAACTGGAGATTGATGTTAATGCCAAAAATTTGGATCGAAACCAACACGGACAAAGTTCCGTAGAAGCAGTAAGAACCTCTTCCTCAAATGGTTTTGTTATCGAAGCAttcaatttatcttttattccTAGGAGCATACCGATGAAACACCTGCCGAGGATCCGGACAAAGATAACCCGAAGCGAAAGAAGTTGAAATCCTGGTTGAATAACATGTTCCGGATCAAAATGACCGACGGACGAGTATTGATAGGAATATTCGTTTGCACCGATGCCGATGCAAATATCGTGATGCAAGTGACAAGCGAATGCCCGGAAATTGGAGGCGAAGAACGATTCCTTGGGCTGGTGATGATTCCCGGTCGATATATCGTTTCGATTGAGGATCGCAATGATGCTGGCAAATTTGCATGGTGAAAACATTGGGTCGTACTAGCTGTATAGTAACTGTAAACATGGCTTTATTTGGTAAACTAACTCATAAACAGTCGTATTTAACATTGTTTACATTCCCGAAAGAAACGCCGTTTCTTGCTACACCGTAAACCACTCGGATGGAGGTTATTTTGTATCGTTCAGAGGCTCGTATCCTTTTGCCATCTTCTGTTTGAACTGGTCGTACGTTCGCTTGCGGTCGAAATGCTTAACCCACTGGGATGGGCATCCTTGCTGGTACAATTTTCGTAGGTGGATACATTCCTTCGGCTCTGGAGCTTGGGAGGTACACTGATACTCGGGAGCGTATTTATCTAAGCAGGCCCAATATTCGTCTCGGATCTTCCAACACTTTTCTCGCGCGTCTTTATCgggaaagga
This window harbors:
- the LOC131287878 gene encoding retinol dehydrogenase 5; the protein is MEVQTALVLTVQLIALFSIAGALLLYLLCKVRGTRDEPTGTQKGSILITCADTALGLQICTFFASKGHRVFAGMKDPVESLPAKLLRGWMKMRENSDTPVSGSVVPMKIDVTREDVLREAAEAMGAHLNAGERGILAVINTAGSVYRGRIDSQDSLQWENMFKNNVMGCLRTARAFIGLLRPTRGRLILLGSGNDDDGLTVFMATRNAVQGCADALRKELKPYGVSVVTLDSRGVPAEALFKAPVPYTISDEEGVPTQYSADVLTTSALGVIERALYDTRPSEAYCLSVPNSKFQMRLPCRSSLKISASRADPKPIQSV
- the LOC131284833 gene encoding N-alpha-acetyltransferase 38, NatC auxiliary subunit, yielding MVDGGPIEDVLRVAGVLFGGETVAQEHTDETPAEDPDKDNPKRKKLKSWLNNMFRIKMTDGRVLIGIFVCTDADANIVMQVTSECPEIGGEERFLGLVMIPGRYIVSIEDRNDAGKFAW
- the LOC131287529 gene encoding cytochrome c oxidase assembly factor 6 homolog → MSFPDKDAREKCWKIRDEYWACLDKYAPEYQCTSQAPEPKECIHLRKLYQQGCPSQWVKHFDRKRTYDQFKQKMAKGYEPLNDTK